Proteins co-encoded in one Gallus gallus isolate bGalGal1 chromosome 27, bGalGal1.mat.broiler.GRCg7b, whole genome shotgun sequence genomic window:
- the FMNL1 gene encoding formin-like protein 1 isoform X1 — MSIGARAAPLPAQPSSLQRDRSAPLHPRHPGHPGPGGSAMGNAAGGMEGAAARESRDPRAPGPAAVSAAAATPTRPPPPARQPMPAADELEERFSRVLSSMNLPPDKMKLLSQYDNEKKWELVCDQERFQVKNPPSAYIQKLKSYLDTGGVSRKFKRRVQESTQVLRELEISLRTNYIGWVQEFLNEENKGLDVLLEYLAFAQCSVAYDMESTENGSPGSEKGKALERSVEDLSKSNSSSPTHGISKVRHLTVSCCLSNHHIHTLLHHVHPSVPCSAPGSDGDSCPRSPGSSYSPRLNPSHSRKALRNSRIVNQKDDVHVCIMCLRAIMNYQSGFSLVMNHPACVNEITLSLNNRNARTKALVLELLAAVCLVRGGHDIILAAFDNFKEVCGERNRFEKLMEYFRNEDSNIDFMVACMQFINIVVHSVENMNFRVFLQYEFTHLGLDQYLESLRLTESDKLQVQIQAYLDNVFDVGAMLEDSETKTAVLEHMEELEEHVSQLTEKLQDAENDSMAKIAELEKQLSQARRELEALREQLSPPRPPSPPTPQPQDCYRLALERRLAELEEKGLVQILRGPDGDVAIEIVPVVIETTAAPVVTGEATATSTDTPAPAPAPAPTAPPPPPPPPPPPPPPPPPLPGAEPGPPVPPAPPLPTGITPPPAPPLPGAQVPPPPPPLPGGPEGSVPPPPPPPPLGGQPHAGPGAPPTTNGSVKVKKPIQTKFRMPVFNWVALKPSQIDGTVFTELNDEKVLQELDMSDFEEQFKTKAQGPGLDISALKVKATQKAPSKVTLMESNRAKNLAITLRKGGRSIQDICTAIETYDQQALSLDFLELLLRFLPTEYERTLIGKFEREQQPLEELSEEDQFMIRFSRIPRLAERMNVMIFLGNFSDTAQLLMPQLNAIIAASMSLKSSSKLRNILEIVLAFGNYMNSSKRGAAYGFRLQSLDALLEMKSTDRKQTLLHYLVRVITEKYPELTGFHTELHFLDKAGTVSLDGVLQDVRSLQQGMELTRKEFMRQDDSLVLKEFLKANTELMEKLQADSKTAKEAYESAVEYFGENPKTSPPTTFFPMFMRFIRAYKKAEQDIELWKKQEAAAKEAESSQPGSGEQLDLKSPFQKAKRQQMDMIAELKKKQMVKEPLIYEGKDGAIEDIISDLRNNPYRRADKGRGSAKKRAVGQSLQATPDISL; from the exons ATGAGCATCGGAGCCCGAGCGG ctccgcttcctgcccagcccagctcactGCAGCGTGACCGCTCCGCTCCTCTCCATCCCCGGCACCCCGGGCACCCCGGGCCCGGCGGCAGCGCCATGGGCAACGCGGCCGGGGGCATGGAGGGGGCTGCGGCCCGAGAGAGCCGAGACCCCCGGGCTCCGGGCCCCGCCGCTgtctccgccgccgccgccaccccaacgcggccgccgccgcccgcccggcagCCCATGCCCGCCGCGGACGAGCTGGAGGAGCGCTTCAGCCGCGTCCTG AGCTCCATGAACCTGCCCCCAGACAAGATGAAGCTGCTCAGCCAGTATGACAATGAGAAGAAGTGGGAGCTTGTCTGTGACCAG GAGCGTTTCCAGGTGAAAAACCCACCGTCTGCCTACATCCAGAAGCTGAAGAGCTACTTGGACACGGGTGGTGTGAGCAGGAAG TTCAAGCGGCGAGTGCAGGAGTCGACACAGGTGCTCCGGGAGCTGGAGATTTCCTTGAGGACCAACTACATTGG CTGGGTCCAGGAGTTTCTCAATGAGGAGAACAAGGGGCTGGACGTGCTGCTCGAGTACCTCGCCTTTGCCCAGTGCTCTGTCGC GTATGACATGGAGAGCACTGAGAACGGCAGCCCGGGCTCTGAAAAGGGCAAAGCCCTGGAGCGGTCAGTTGAGGACCTGAGCAAAAGCAACTCCTCATCTCCCACACACGGCATCTCCAAAGTGCGGCACCTCACTGTCAG ctgctgcctctcgAACCATCACATCCACACCCTCCTCCACCACGTCCACCCCAGCGTCCCCTGCAGCGCCCCGGGCAGCGATGGGGACAGTTGCCCCAGGTCACCTGGCAGCTCCTATTCGCCCCG GCTTAACCCCTCGCACAGCAGGAAGGCACTGAGGAATTCCCGCATCGTCAACCAGAAGGATGATGTCCATGTCTGCATCATGTGTCTCCGTGCCATCATGAACTACCAG TCTGGCTTCAGCCTGGTGATGAACCACCCAGCCTGTGTCAATGAGATCACCCTGAGCCTCAACAACAGGAATGCCAG GACGAAGGCGCtcgtgctggagctgctggccgCTGTCTGCCTGGTCCGAGGTGGCCATGACATTATCCTCGCTGCCTTTGACAACTTCAAGGAG GTCTGTGGCGAGAGGAACCGCTTTGAGAAACTGATGGAGTATTTCCGAAACGAGGACAGCAACATCGACTTCATG GTCGCCTGCATGCAGTTCATCAACATCGTGGTGCACTCGGTGGAGAACATGAACTTCCGTGTCTTCCTGCAGTACGAGTTCACCCACCTGGGGCTCGATCAGTACCTGGAG AGCCTGCGTCTCACCGAGAGCGACAAGCTGCAGGTACAGATCCAAGCCTACCTGGACAACGTCTTTGATGTGGGGGCCATGCTGGAGGACTCAGAGACCAAGACGGCCGTGCTGGAGCAcatggaggagctggaggagcacgTCAGCCAG CtgacagagaagctgcaggaTGCGGAGAACGACTCCATGGCCAAGATAGCggagctggagaagcagctgagcCAGGCGCGGCGGGAGCTGGAGGCGCTGCGG gagcagctcagcccgCCGCGGCCGCCCAGCCCGCCGACCCCACAGCCGCAGGACTGCTACCGGCTGGCGCTGGAGCGGCGGCTGGcggagctggaggagaagggGTTAGTGCAGATCCTGCGTGGGCCCGATGGAGACGTCGCCATCGAAATTGTCCCCGTCGTCATAGAAACTACAGCAGCCCCCGTGGTTACCGGAGAGGCCACCGCCACCAGCACAG atactccagctccagctcctgccccagcacccactgccccaccgccacccccaccaccacccccacccccacctccaccccccccgccgctgcctggggctgagccTGGGCCCCCTGTGCCCCCCGCTCCCCCACTGCCCACGGGCATCacgccccccccagcccctccacTGCCAGGTGCCCAGGTACCCCCACCACCCCCGCCGCTCCCTGGGGGCCCGGAGGGCTCTGTGccacccccaccaccacccccaccGCTTGGTGGGCAGCCCCACGCTGGGCCAGGTGCCCCCCCCACTACCAACGGTTCAG TGAAGGTGAAGAAGCCGATCCAGACCAAGTTCCGCATGCCTGTCTTTAACTGGGTTGCACTGAAGCCGAGCCAGATCGATGGCACCGTCTTCACTGAGCTCAATGATGAGAAAGTGCTGCAG GAGCTGGACATGAGTGACTTTGAGGAGCAGTTCAAGACCAAAGCGCAGGGCCCTGGCCTGGACATCAGTGCCCTAAAGGTGAAGGCCACACAGAAAGCCCCCAGCAAGGTGACACTCATGGAGTCCAACAGGGCCAAGAACCTGGCCATCACACTCCGCAAGGGCGGCCGCAGCATCCAGGACATCTGCACGGCCATTGAGAC GTACGACCAGCAGGCGCTGAGCCTCGActtcctggagctgctgctgcgcTTCCTGCCCACCGAGTACGAGCGGACGCTCATCGGGAAGTTCGAGCGGGAGCAGCAGCCGCTGGAGGAGCTCTCGGAGGAGGACCAGTTCATGATCCGCTTCAGCAGGATCCCGCGCCTGGCCGAGCGCATGAACGTCATGATCTTCCTGGGCAACTTCAGCGACACCGCCCAGCTGCTCATGCCG CAACTCAATGCCATCATCGCCGCCTCCATGTCCCTCAAGTCCTCCAGCAAGCTGCGCAACATCCTCGAG ATCGTCCTGGCCTTTGGGAACTACATGAACAGCAGCAAGCGTGGGGCAGCCTACGGCTTCCGCCTGCAGAGCCTCGATGCG ctgctggagatGAAATCAACAGACCGTAAGCAGACACTGCTGCATTACTTGGTGCGGGTGATCACGGAGAAGTACCCCGAGCTGACCGGCTTCCACACCGAGCTGCATTTCCTTGACAAGGCGGGCACAG TGTCCCTGGACGGCGTGTTGCAGGACGTGCGGAGCCTGCAACAGGGCATGGAGCTCACCCGCAAGGAGTTCATGCGGCAGGACGACAGCCTTGTGCTCAAGGAGTTCCTCAAGGCCAACACGGAGCTGATGGAGAAGCTGCAGGCTGACAGCAAAACTGCTAAG GAGGCCTATGAGTCAGCCGTGGAATACTTCGGGGAGAACCCCAAGACCAGTCCCCCCACTACTTTCTTCCCCATGTTCATGCGCTTCATCAGAGCCTACAAG aaagcagagcaggacatCGAGCTGTGGAAGAAACAAGAGGCTGCGGCCAAGGAGGCAGAGTCCAGCCAACCTGGCAGTGGGGAGCAGCTTGACCTGAAG TCACCATTCCAGAAAGCCAAGCGGCAGCAGATGGACATGATTGCTGAGCTGAAGAAGAAGCAGATGGTGAAGGAGCCACTCATTTATGAAGGCAAAGACGGGGCCATCGAGGACATTATTTCAG ATCTGCGGAACAACCCGTACCGGCGCGCAGATAAGGGCCGCGGCAGCGCCAAGAAGCGGGCGGTGGGGCAGAGCCTGCAGGCCACGCCGGACATCTCGCTGTGA
- the FMNL1 gene encoding formin-like protein 1 isoform X2, producing MLRALPGGAMSLLSLSSPSFGSRGEKRKAPSRPRCPPSPMYLLPSLPYKNIIKTEPTPAPRSRGLWDPGAGLRQRAAAPLPAQPSSLQRDRSAPLHPRHPGHPGPGGSAMGNAAGGMEGAAARESRDPRAPGPAAVSAAAATPTRPPPPARQPMPAADELEERFSRVLSSMNLPPDKMKLLSQYDNEKKWELVCDQERFQVKNPPSAYIQKLKSYLDTGGVSRKFKRRVQESTQVLRELEISLRTNYIGWVQEFLNEENKGLDVLLEYLAFAQCSVAYDMESTENGSPGSEKGKALERSVEDLSKSNSSSPTHGISKVRHLTVRLNPSHSRKALRNSRIVNQKDDVHVCIMCLRAIMNYQSGFSLVMNHPACVNEITLSLNNRNARTKALVLELLAAVCLVRGGHDIILAAFDNFKEVCGERNRFEKLMEYFRNEDSNIDFMVACMQFINIVVHSVENMNFRVFLQYEFTHLGLDQYLESLRLTESDKLQVQIQAYLDNVFDVGAMLEDSETKTAVLEHMEELEEHVSQLTEKLQDAENDSMAKIAELEKQLSQARRELEALREQLSPPRPPSPPTPQPQDCYRLALERRLAELEEKGLVQILRGPDGDVAIEIVPVVIETTAAPVVTGEATATSTDTPAPAPAPAPTAPPPPPPPPPPPPPPPPPLPGAEPGPPVPPAPPLPTGITPPPAPPLPGAQVPPPPPPLPGGPEGSVPPPPPPPPLGGQPHAGPGAPPTTNGSVKVKKPIQTKFRMPVFNWVALKPSQIDGTVFTELNDEKVLQELDMSDFEEQFKTKAQGPGLDISALKVKATQKAPSKVTLMESNRAKNLAITLRKGGRSIQDICTAIETYDQQALSLDFLELLLRFLPTEYERTLIGKFEREQQPLEELSEEDQFMIRFSRIPRLAERMNVMIFLGNFSDTAQLLMPQLNAIIAASMSLKSSSKLRNILEIVLAFGNYMNSSKRGAAYGFRLQSLDALLEMKSTDRKQTLLHYLVRVITEKYPELTGFHTELHFLDKAGTVSLDGVLQDVRSLQQGMELTRKEFMRQDDSLVLKEFLKANTELMEKLQADSKTAKEAYESAVEYFGENPKTSPPTTFFPMFMRFIRAYKKAEQDIELWKKQEAAAKEAESSQPGSGEQLDLKSPFQKAKRQQMDMIAELKKKQMVKEPLIYEGKDGAIEDIISDLRNNPYRRADKGRGSAKKRAVGQSLQATPDISL from the exons atgctcagagccctgccCGGAGGTGCGATGAGTTTGCTCAGCCTCAGCTCGCCCTCCTTTGGCAGCCGGGGGGAAAAGAGGAAGGCCCCCAGCCGTCCCcgctgccctcccagccccatgtacctccttccttcccttccttacaaaaatattattaaaacgGAACCAACCCCAGCGCCGCGCAGCCGTGGGCTTTGGGACCCTGGAGCCGGGCTGCGGCAGAGGGCGGCAG ctccgcttcctgcccagcccagctcactGCAGCGTGACCGCTCCGCTCCTCTCCATCCCCGGCACCCCGGGCACCCCGGGCCCGGCGGCAGCGCCATGGGCAACGCGGCCGGGGGCATGGAGGGGGCTGCGGCCCGAGAGAGCCGAGACCCCCGGGCTCCGGGCCCCGCCGCTgtctccgccgccgccgccaccccaacgcggccgccgccgcccgcccggcagCCCATGCCCGCCGCGGACGAGCTGGAGGAGCGCTTCAGCCGCGTCCTG AGCTCCATGAACCTGCCCCCAGACAAGATGAAGCTGCTCAGCCAGTATGACAATGAGAAGAAGTGGGAGCTTGTCTGTGACCAG GAGCGTTTCCAGGTGAAAAACCCACCGTCTGCCTACATCCAGAAGCTGAAGAGCTACTTGGACACGGGTGGTGTGAGCAGGAAG TTCAAGCGGCGAGTGCAGGAGTCGACACAGGTGCTCCGGGAGCTGGAGATTTCCTTGAGGACCAACTACATTGG CTGGGTCCAGGAGTTTCTCAATGAGGAGAACAAGGGGCTGGACGTGCTGCTCGAGTACCTCGCCTTTGCCCAGTGCTCTGTCGC GTATGACATGGAGAGCACTGAGAACGGCAGCCCGGGCTCTGAAAAGGGCAAAGCCCTGGAGCGGTCAGTTGAGGACCTGAGCAAAAGCAACTCCTCATCTCCCACACACGGCATCTCCAAAGTGCGGCACCTCACTGTCAG GCTTAACCCCTCGCACAGCAGGAAGGCACTGAGGAATTCCCGCATCGTCAACCAGAAGGATGATGTCCATGTCTGCATCATGTGTCTCCGTGCCATCATGAACTACCAG TCTGGCTTCAGCCTGGTGATGAACCACCCAGCCTGTGTCAATGAGATCACCCTGAGCCTCAACAACAGGAATGCCAG GACGAAGGCGCtcgtgctggagctgctggccgCTGTCTGCCTGGTCCGAGGTGGCCATGACATTATCCTCGCTGCCTTTGACAACTTCAAGGAG GTCTGTGGCGAGAGGAACCGCTTTGAGAAACTGATGGAGTATTTCCGAAACGAGGACAGCAACATCGACTTCATG GTCGCCTGCATGCAGTTCATCAACATCGTGGTGCACTCGGTGGAGAACATGAACTTCCGTGTCTTCCTGCAGTACGAGTTCACCCACCTGGGGCTCGATCAGTACCTGGAG AGCCTGCGTCTCACCGAGAGCGACAAGCTGCAGGTACAGATCCAAGCCTACCTGGACAACGTCTTTGATGTGGGGGCCATGCTGGAGGACTCAGAGACCAAGACGGCCGTGCTGGAGCAcatggaggagctggaggagcacgTCAGCCAG CtgacagagaagctgcaggaTGCGGAGAACGACTCCATGGCCAAGATAGCggagctggagaagcagctgagcCAGGCGCGGCGGGAGCTGGAGGCGCTGCGG gagcagctcagcccgCCGCGGCCGCCCAGCCCGCCGACCCCACAGCCGCAGGACTGCTACCGGCTGGCGCTGGAGCGGCGGCTGGcggagctggaggagaagggGTTAGTGCAGATCCTGCGTGGGCCCGATGGAGACGTCGCCATCGAAATTGTCCCCGTCGTCATAGAAACTACAGCAGCCCCCGTGGTTACCGGAGAGGCCACCGCCACCAGCACAG atactccagctccagctcctgccccagcacccactgccccaccgccacccccaccaccacccccacccccacctccaccccccccgccgctgcctggggctgagccTGGGCCCCCTGTGCCCCCCGCTCCCCCACTGCCCACGGGCATCacgccccccccagcccctccacTGCCAGGTGCCCAGGTACCCCCACCACCCCCGCCGCTCCCTGGGGGCCCGGAGGGCTCTGTGccacccccaccaccacccccaccGCTTGGTGGGCAGCCCCACGCTGGGCCAGGTGCCCCCCCCACTACCAACGGTTCAG TGAAGGTGAAGAAGCCGATCCAGACCAAGTTCCGCATGCCTGTCTTTAACTGGGTTGCACTGAAGCCGAGCCAGATCGATGGCACCGTCTTCACTGAGCTCAATGATGAGAAAGTGCTGCAG GAGCTGGACATGAGTGACTTTGAGGAGCAGTTCAAGACCAAAGCGCAGGGCCCTGGCCTGGACATCAGTGCCCTAAAGGTGAAGGCCACACAGAAAGCCCCCAGCAAGGTGACACTCATGGAGTCCAACAGGGCCAAGAACCTGGCCATCACACTCCGCAAGGGCGGCCGCAGCATCCAGGACATCTGCACGGCCATTGAGAC GTACGACCAGCAGGCGCTGAGCCTCGActtcctggagctgctgctgcgcTTCCTGCCCACCGAGTACGAGCGGACGCTCATCGGGAAGTTCGAGCGGGAGCAGCAGCCGCTGGAGGAGCTCTCGGAGGAGGACCAGTTCATGATCCGCTTCAGCAGGATCCCGCGCCTGGCCGAGCGCATGAACGTCATGATCTTCCTGGGCAACTTCAGCGACACCGCCCAGCTGCTCATGCCG CAACTCAATGCCATCATCGCCGCCTCCATGTCCCTCAAGTCCTCCAGCAAGCTGCGCAACATCCTCGAG ATCGTCCTGGCCTTTGGGAACTACATGAACAGCAGCAAGCGTGGGGCAGCCTACGGCTTCCGCCTGCAGAGCCTCGATGCG ctgctggagatGAAATCAACAGACCGTAAGCAGACACTGCTGCATTACTTGGTGCGGGTGATCACGGAGAAGTACCCCGAGCTGACCGGCTTCCACACCGAGCTGCATTTCCTTGACAAGGCGGGCACAG TGTCCCTGGACGGCGTGTTGCAGGACGTGCGGAGCCTGCAACAGGGCATGGAGCTCACCCGCAAGGAGTTCATGCGGCAGGACGACAGCCTTGTGCTCAAGGAGTTCCTCAAGGCCAACACGGAGCTGATGGAGAAGCTGCAGGCTGACAGCAAAACTGCTAAG GAGGCCTATGAGTCAGCCGTGGAATACTTCGGGGAGAACCCCAAGACCAGTCCCCCCACTACTTTCTTCCCCATGTTCATGCGCTTCATCAGAGCCTACAAG aaagcagagcaggacatCGAGCTGTGGAAGAAACAAGAGGCTGCGGCCAAGGAGGCAGAGTCCAGCCAACCTGGCAGTGGGGAGCAGCTTGACCTGAAG TCACCATTCCAGAAAGCCAAGCGGCAGCAGATGGACATGATTGCTGAGCTGAAGAAGAAGCAGATGGTGAAGGAGCCACTCATTTATGAAGGCAAAGACGGGGCCATCGAGGACATTATTTCAG ATCTGCGGAACAACCCGTACCGGCGCGCAGATAAGGGCCGCGGCAGCGCCAAGAAGCGGGCGGTGGGGCAGAGCCTGCAGGCCACGCCGGACATCTCGCTGTGA
- the FMNL1 gene encoding formin-like protein 1 isoform X3, with protein sequence MSLLSLSSPSFGSRGEKRKAPSRPRCPPSPMYLLPSLPYKNIIKTEPTPAPRSRGLWDPGAGLRQRAAAPLPAQPSSLQRDRSAPLHPRHPGHPGPGGSAMGNAAGGMEGAAARESRDPRAPGPAAVSAAAATPTRPPPPARQPMPAADELEERFSRVLSSMNLPPDKMKLLSQYDNEKKWELVCDQERFQVKNPPSAYIQKLKSYLDTGGVSRKFKRRVQESTQVLRELEISLRTNYIGWVQEFLNEENKGLDVLLEYLAFAQCSVAYDMESTENGSPGSEKGKALERSVEDLSKSNSSSPTHGISKVRHLTVRLNPSHSRKALRNSRIVNQKDDVHVCIMCLRAIMNYQSGFSLVMNHPACVNEITLSLNNRNARTKALVLELLAAVCLVRGGHDIILAAFDNFKEVCGERNRFEKLMEYFRNEDSNIDFMVACMQFINIVVHSVENMNFRVFLQYEFTHLGLDQYLESLRLTESDKLQVQIQAYLDNVFDVGAMLEDSETKTAVLEHMEELEEHVSQLTEKLQDAENDSMAKIAELEKQLSQARRELEALREQLSPPRPPSPPTPQPQDCYRLALERRLAELEEKGLVQILRGPDGDVAIEIVPVVIETTAAPVVTGEATATSTDTPAPAPAPAPTAPPPPPPPPPPPPPPPPPLPGAEPGPPVPPAPPLPTGITPPPAPPLPGAQVPPPPPPLPGGPEGSVPPPPPPPPLGGQPHAGPGAPPTTNGSVKVKKPIQTKFRMPVFNWVALKPSQIDGTVFTELNDEKVLQELDMSDFEEQFKTKAQGPGLDISALKVKATQKAPSKVTLMESNRAKNLAITLRKGGRSIQDICTAIETYDQQALSLDFLELLLRFLPTEYERTLIGKFEREQQPLEELSEEDQFMIRFSRIPRLAERMNVMIFLGNFSDTAQLLMPQLNAIIAASMSLKSSSKLRNILEIVLAFGNYMNSSKRGAAYGFRLQSLDALLEMKSTDRKQTLLHYLVRVITEKYPELTGFHTELHFLDKAGTVSLDGVLQDVRSLQQGMELTRKEFMRQDDSLVLKEFLKANTELMEKLQADSKTAKEAYESAVEYFGENPKTSPPTTFFPMFMRFIRAYKKAEQDIELWKKQEAAAKEAESSQPGSGEQLDLKSPFQKAKRQQMDMIAELKKKQMVKEPLIYEGKDGAIEDIISALKTVPFTARTGKRSSRLFCDVSFSEESPL encoded by the exons ATGAGTTTGCTCAGCCTCAGCTCGCCCTCCTTTGGCAGCCGGGGGGAAAAGAGGAAGGCCCCCAGCCGTCCCcgctgccctcccagccccatgtacctccttccttcccttccttacaaaaatattattaaaacgGAACCAACCCCAGCGCCGCGCAGCCGTGGGCTTTGGGACCCTGGAGCCGGGCTGCGGCAGAGGGCGGCAG ctccgcttcctgcccagcccagctcactGCAGCGTGACCGCTCCGCTCCTCTCCATCCCCGGCACCCCGGGCACCCCGGGCCCGGCGGCAGCGCCATGGGCAACGCGGCCGGGGGCATGGAGGGGGCTGCGGCCCGAGAGAGCCGAGACCCCCGGGCTCCGGGCCCCGCCGCTgtctccgccgccgccgccaccccaacgcggccgccgccgcccgcccggcagCCCATGCCCGCCGCGGACGAGCTGGAGGAGCGCTTCAGCCGCGTCCTG AGCTCCATGAACCTGCCCCCAGACAAGATGAAGCTGCTCAGCCAGTATGACAATGAGAAGAAGTGGGAGCTTGTCTGTGACCAG GAGCGTTTCCAGGTGAAAAACCCACCGTCTGCCTACATCCAGAAGCTGAAGAGCTACTTGGACACGGGTGGTGTGAGCAGGAAG TTCAAGCGGCGAGTGCAGGAGTCGACACAGGTGCTCCGGGAGCTGGAGATTTCCTTGAGGACCAACTACATTGG CTGGGTCCAGGAGTTTCTCAATGAGGAGAACAAGGGGCTGGACGTGCTGCTCGAGTACCTCGCCTTTGCCCAGTGCTCTGTCGC GTATGACATGGAGAGCACTGAGAACGGCAGCCCGGGCTCTGAAAAGGGCAAAGCCCTGGAGCGGTCAGTTGAGGACCTGAGCAAAAGCAACTCCTCATCTCCCACACACGGCATCTCCAAAGTGCGGCACCTCACTGTCAG GCTTAACCCCTCGCACAGCAGGAAGGCACTGAGGAATTCCCGCATCGTCAACCAGAAGGATGATGTCCATGTCTGCATCATGTGTCTCCGTGCCATCATGAACTACCAG TCTGGCTTCAGCCTGGTGATGAACCACCCAGCCTGTGTCAATGAGATCACCCTGAGCCTCAACAACAGGAATGCCAG GACGAAGGCGCtcgtgctggagctgctggccgCTGTCTGCCTGGTCCGAGGTGGCCATGACATTATCCTCGCTGCCTTTGACAACTTCAAGGAG GTCTGTGGCGAGAGGAACCGCTTTGAGAAACTGATGGAGTATTTCCGAAACGAGGACAGCAACATCGACTTCATG GTCGCCTGCATGCAGTTCATCAACATCGTGGTGCACTCGGTGGAGAACATGAACTTCCGTGTCTTCCTGCAGTACGAGTTCACCCACCTGGGGCTCGATCAGTACCTGGAG AGCCTGCGTCTCACCGAGAGCGACAAGCTGCAGGTACAGATCCAAGCCTACCTGGACAACGTCTTTGATGTGGGGGCCATGCTGGAGGACTCAGAGACCAAGACGGCCGTGCTGGAGCAcatggaggagctggaggagcacgTCAGCCAG CtgacagagaagctgcaggaTGCGGAGAACGACTCCATGGCCAAGATAGCggagctggagaagcagctgagcCAGGCGCGGCGGGAGCTGGAGGCGCTGCGG gagcagctcagcccgCCGCGGCCGCCCAGCCCGCCGACCCCACAGCCGCAGGACTGCTACCGGCTGGCGCTGGAGCGGCGGCTGGcggagctggaggagaagggGTTAGTGCAGATCCTGCGTGGGCCCGATGGAGACGTCGCCATCGAAATTGTCCCCGTCGTCATAGAAACTACAGCAGCCCCCGTGGTTACCGGAGAGGCCACCGCCACCAGCACAG atactccagctccagctcctgccccagcacccactgccccaccgccacccccaccaccacccccacccccacctccaccccccccgccgctgcctggggctgagccTGGGCCCCCTGTGCCCCCCGCTCCCCCACTGCCCACGGGCATCacgccccccccagcccctccacTGCCAGGTGCCCAGGTACCCCCACCACCCCCGCCGCTCCCTGGGGGCCCGGAGGGCTCTGTGccacccccaccaccacccccaccGCTTGGTGGGCAGCCCCACGCTGGGCCAGGTGCCCCCCCCACTACCAACGGTTCAG TGAAGGTGAAGAAGCCGATCCAGACCAAGTTCCGCATGCCTGTCTTTAACTGGGTTGCACTGAAGCCGAGCCAGATCGATGGCACCGTCTTCACTGAGCTCAATGATGAGAAAGTGCTGCAG GAGCTGGACATGAGTGACTTTGAGGAGCAGTTCAAGACCAAAGCGCAGGGCCCTGGCCTGGACATCAGTGCCCTAAAGGTGAAGGCCACACAGAAAGCCCCCAGCAAGGTGACACTCATGGAGTCCAACAGGGCCAAGAACCTGGCCATCACACTCCGCAAGGGCGGCCGCAGCATCCAGGACATCTGCACGGCCATTGAGAC GTACGACCAGCAGGCGCTGAGCCTCGActtcctggagctgctgctgcgcTTCCTGCCCACCGAGTACGAGCGGACGCTCATCGGGAAGTTCGAGCGGGAGCAGCAGCCGCTGGAGGAGCTCTCGGAGGAGGACCAGTTCATGATCCGCTTCAGCAGGATCCCGCGCCTGGCCGAGCGCATGAACGTCATGATCTTCCTGGGCAACTTCAGCGACACCGCCCAGCTGCTCATGCCG CAACTCAATGCCATCATCGCCGCCTCCATGTCCCTCAAGTCCTCCAGCAAGCTGCGCAACATCCTCGAG ATCGTCCTGGCCTTTGGGAACTACATGAACAGCAGCAAGCGTGGGGCAGCCTACGGCTTCCGCCTGCAGAGCCTCGATGCG ctgctggagatGAAATCAACAGACCGTAAGCAGACACTGCTGCATTACTTGGTGCGGGTGATCACGGAGAAGTACCCCGAGCTGACCGGCTTCCACACCGAGCTGCATTTCCTTGACAAGGCGGGCACAG TGTCCCTGGACGGCGTGTTGCAGGACGTGCGGAGCCTGCAACAGGGCATGGAGCTCACCCGCAAGGAGTTCATGCGGCAGGACGACAGCCTTGTGCTCAAGGAGTTCCTCAAGGCCAACACGGAGCTGATGGAGAAGCTGCAGGCTGACAGCAAAACTGCTAAG GAGGCCTATGAGTCAGCCGTGGAATACTTCGGGGAGAACCCCAAGACCAGTCCCCCCACTACTTTCTTCCCCATGTTCATGCGCTTCATCAGAGCCTACAAG aaagcagagcaggacatCGAGCTGTGGAAGAAACAAGAGGCTGCGGCCAAGGAGGCAGAGTCCAGCCAACCTGGCAGTGGGGAGCAGCTTGACCTGAAG TCACCATTCCAGAAAGCCAAGCGGCAGCAGATGGACATGATTGCTGAGCTGAAGAAGAAGCAGATGGTGAAGGAGCCACTCATTTATGAAGGCAAAGACGGGGCCATCGAGGACATTATTTCAG ctctgaaaACTGTTCCTTTCACGGCCCGGACGGGCAAGCGCTCGTCCCGGCTCTTCTGCGATGTGAGCTTCAGCGAGGAGAGTCCCCTGTAG